The following coding sequences lie in one Cupriavidus sp. WKF15 genomic window:
- a CDS encoding mannosyltransferase, with translation MNSPPKILVTTYHSAFLVRGGGEFEIVSLVDSLKKQGYIADIYGPFSQSLDRYDVVLHFSVHGGGLELLRSVAAAGKPIVLWPNLWADELHPPPSGLIAEHVALAKVIVFKSIAEKEHFCSRYAVPEGKIRFVPAGVDQIFSKNAPDRLFRTMYGLEKYGIWFGVIEPSKNQLTAIRALRDCGMPLVFVGRYRDREYYNACRRESPSNFLFIEGLPYRSEVMRAALQECSFYVEVSKEPPGLSAIAAGLSGCRLVLTKSDWAREHFDSFAQLVDPDSTESIREGVEAAIRAPAQTDVQREHLRRHCLPAAIVPLLDVFNEVVEAP, from the coding sequence ATGAATTCCCCACCCAAGATACTGGTCACGACGTACCACTCCGCCTTCTTGGTCCGGGGTGGTGGCGAGTTTGAGATAGTTAGTTTGGTCGACAGCTTGAAGAAGCAGGGCTATATCGCTGATATATACGGTCCGTTTTCGCAGTCGCTTGACCGCTATGATGTCGTGCTCCATTTCTCCGTCCATGGCGGTGGACTTGAGTTGCTCCGTTCTGTGGCAGCAGCGGGTAAGCCGATTGTCCTGTGGCCGAACCTATGGGCCGACGAACTGCATCCGCCGCCAAGCGGTTTGATTGCTGAACATGTGGCGCTTGCCAAAGTCATCGTTTTCAAATCGATCGCTGAGAAGGAGCATTTTTGCTCGCGCTATGCGGTGCCAGAGGGGAAGATTCGCTTTGTACCGGCGGGTGTCGACCAGATCTTTTCCAAGAATGCGCCGGACCGACTATTCCGCACAATGTACGGACTTGAGAAGTATGGCATCTGGTTTGGTGTGATTGAGCCTTCTAAGAACCAGCTAACCGCTATACGCGCGCTTCGGGACTGTGGCATGCCACTTGTGTTCGTCGGACGCTATCGAGACCGTGAGTACTACAACGCCTGCCGGCGCGAAAGCCCATCGAACTTTCTGTTTATTGAAGGATTGCCTTACCGATCCGAGGTGATGCGGGCCGCGCTCCAGGAATGTAGTTTTTATGTCGAAGTCTCCAAAGAGCCGCCGGGACTGTCGGCAATAGCTGCGGGCCTGTCGGGTTGCCGGCTGGTGCTGACCAAATCAGACTGGGCGCGTGAGCATTTCGACAGTTTTGCTCAATTGGTGGATCCCGACTCGACCGAGTCAATCCGCGAGGGCGTTGAGGCCGCCATTCGTGCTCCCGCACAAACCGATGTGCAACGCGAACATCTTCGCCGGCACTGCCTGCCTGCGGCAATCGTACCGTTGCTGGATGTTTTCAATGAGGTGGTTGAGGCGCCATGA
- a CDS encoding NAD(P)-dependent oxidoreductase yields the protein MNEKIVLPGGAGLVGQNLVARLKDLGYSNIVVLDKHRANVEVLRKTQPDVVVECVDVSVPGEWLSHFDGAAVVVMLQAQIGGTDWQEFVRNNVDSTRVILDAIKTKNVPYLVHISSSVVESVADDFYTRSKKEQEEMVLASGIPCPILRPTLMFGWFDRKHLGWLSRFMQRVPVFPIPGNGRYMRQPLYVGDFCRIIISCIENRRGAGVYNISGHEKVDYIDIIREIKQATSSKTPIVRIPYGLFYALLWTWSLFDKNPPFTTQQLAALSAKDEFEVIDWPGTFGVSSTPFKKAIDETFNDPRYSSVVLEF from the coding sequence CTGAACGAGAAGATCGTCCTCCCGGGCGGAGCTGGCCTAGTTGGACAAAACCTGGTGGCCCGCCTGAAGGACCTGGGCTACAGCAACATCGTTGTGCTCGACAAGCATCGCGCCAACGTGGAAGTTCTCAGGAAGACCCAACCCGATGTGGTCGTCGAATGCGTCGACGTCTCGGTACCCGGCGAATGGTTGTCTCATTTCGATGGCGCTGCGGTGGTGGTCATGCTGCAGGCCCAGATTGGCGGCACCGATTGGCAGGAGTTCGTGCGCAACAACGTCGATTCGACGCGCGTGATCCTTGATGCAATCAAGACGAAGAACGTGCCTTACCTCGTGCACATCAGTTCGTCCGTGGTCGAATCCGTCGCCGACGATTTCTACACGCGCAGCAAGAAAGAACAGGAAGAAATGGTCCTTGCCAGCGGCATCCCCTGCCCGATCCTGCGCCCGACGCTGATGTTCGGCTGGTTCGACCGCAAGCATCTTGGCTGGCTCTCGCGTTTCATGCAAAGAGTGCCCGTATTTCCGATCCCGGGGAACGGACGCTATATGCGCCAGCCGCTTTATGTCGGCGACTTCTGCCGCATCATCATCAGTTGCATTGAAAACCGTCGCGGCGCAGGCGTGTACAACATCTCCGGGCACGAGAAGGTCGACTACATCGACATCATCCGCGAGATCAAGCAGGCTACCAGCTCAAAGACGCCGATCGTGCGTATACCGTACGGCCTCTTCTATGCCCTGCTCTGGACCTGGTCGCTTTTTGATAAGAATCCGCCGTTCACAACCCAGCAACTCGCGGCGCTGAGTGCAAAAGACGAGTTCGAAGTGATCGACTGGCCTGGCACCTTCGGCGTGTCCTCCACGCCGTTCAAGAAAGCAATCGACGAAACCTTTAACGATCCGCGCTATAGCAGCGTGGTCCTGGAGTTCTGA
- a CDS encoding histidine phosphatase family protein has product MRLYLFRHGLSEANIARRVTGTPEDPLSAQGVNQARAMAPWIEAAAICPDRFLTSQWRRAQETARLLFPTAEWEIDPRLGETDAGAVANAPLDSFLHDYPDFYSDYRNAYPGGESHATLNERVLDWLHSLRVQGISDTAASEIAVVSHSGPIACLLQQALSIGMERFPALLPAHASLTILDWNVGSDLPVLRGFSLMPPEALASMSMSSARKG; this is encoded by the coding sequence ATGAGGCTTTATTTGTTCCGACACGGCCTGTCTGAAGCCAATATCGCGCGGCGCGTGACGGGTACGCCGGAAGACCCCTTGTCTGCCCAGGGCGTGAATCAGGCGCGCGCAATGGCGCCATGGATCGAGGCCGCTGCGATTTGCCCCGACCGCTTCCTGACTAGTCAGTGGAGGCGTGCGCAAGAAACCGCGAGGCTTCTGTTCCCGACGGCCGAGTGGGAAATCGATCCCCGGCTCGGCGAAACCGACGCCGGCGCGGTTGCCAATGCGCCACTTGACAGTTTTTTGCACGACTATCCCGATTTCTACTCGGACTATCGTAATGCCTATCCGGGCGGCGAGTCGCATGCCACCTTGAACGAGCGGGTGCTTGACTGGCTTCATTCATTGCGCGTGCAGGGCATATCCGATACCGCGGCAAGCGAGATCGCTGTCGTCTCGCACTCCGGGCCAATCGCCTGCTTGCTCCAGCAGGCGCTTTCGATCGGGATGGAGAGATTTCCGGCATTACTGCCGGCTCATGCGAGCCTCACCATACTGGACTGGAACGTGGGTTCCGACTTGCCGGTGCTACGTGGGTTCTCGTTGATGCCGCCTGAAGCGCTGGCTTCCATGTCCATGAGCAGTGCGAGGAAAGGCTAA
- a CDS encoding glycosyltransferase, producing MASNITGWLAEYRHPLESAPFALPSAIYFLIKFRADLAQFESRTVRGRMELYFWWKALGRKDYPDFDWELREQDVTFLRQFDGKTLIEQFPESVALWLRSSEPDVLEPEPLILALSERRPIAGSGMEEFPRFLDLIINSRPDLFRTLDLSTFAGQLAAMNWWESHGRDEYPRLNWTSTSIWRHLNEPAGVPTALGMPAPRFLPLLLAERPDLKPALTMNTLLGMFACVEWWERHGKQEYPRLSWSTAGIWTGMNEIDSIDSQTGLRLPRFLKALLAERTDLPISMTTNSLRGLFECANWWERHGRLEYSKLAWSTGPLWNYLSRVVEDTTAVLRLPRFLSVLIDLRADLRNTMHTDTASGQLACYEWWNSHGRNEYPMLEWSNAGQWEQLLEPYQADDIPTPLPKFLYAMWRERMDLQAAFDLRGKEGVSGLVHWWQSTGRGEYNALAGADIQFDNQRGQYVAMATQRLGAFPLGVNIIGFPQGSLGLGEDARTAARVFERLQIPVVLVNAPMVGPAKRDHSADHLLSADLRYGVTLFCLPPPEMVRLALEGGRRIIDSNTYKIGAWPWELPHWPQAFGQVHGFVDEIWAQSRFVEAVYKRLGHSRVVHMPMAVEIPKPVNPNRRRFEMAEDRFLFYLMFDGNSWLSRKNPIAGVQAFQKAFGSDSEPVGLVIKAMNVRDSDPTWQDVLRMAEADPRIQIVSEHMSRQDSVDFMATCDAYISLHRSEGFGRVIAEAMGLGQPVVATNFSGNVDFCDQQTSYLVDGELVPLHAGEYLFSEGQYWCDPDVSVAAQQLRRLYENPKERARIAAAGQARIKDSYSLAAVARAYETRLKAIVAEGGVLGEQQ from the coding sequence ATGGCGTCAAACATTACCGGTTGGCTTGCCGAATACCGACATCCCCTCGAAAGTGCACCGTTCGCGTTGCCAAGCGCGATCTATTTCCTAATTAAATTCCGGGCTGACCTTGCGCAGTTTGAAAGTCGCACCGTTCGTGGGCGGATGGAACTGTATTTCTGGTGGAAGGCGCTCGGCCGAAAGGACTATCCGGACTTCGATTGGGAACTCCGCGAACAAGACGTGACCTTTCTGCGTCAATTCGATGGCAAGACTTTAATAGAGCAATTTCCGGAGAGCGTAGCGCTATGGCTACGCAGTTCGGAACCGGATGTTCTTGAGCCGGAGCCGCTGATTCTCGCGTTGAGCGAGCGTCGCCCCATCGCCGGTAGCGGCATGGAAGAGTTCCCGCGTTTTCTGGACCTGATCATCAACAGCCGGCCGGACTTGTTCCGGACATTGGATCTGTCCACATTTGCCGGTCAACTTGCGGCAATGAATTGGTGGGAATCGCATGGACGCGACGAGTACCCGCGCCTCAATTGGACGTCGACTTCGATATGGCGACACCTAAATGAGCCTGCCGGAGTTCCGACGGCGCTGGGGATGCCTGCGCCTCGATTTCTTCCGCTGCTTCTTGCCGAACGGCCAGACCTCAAGCCTGCACTAACGATGAACACGCTGCTTGGCATGTTCGCATGTGTGGAGTGGTGGGAGCGGCATGGAAAGCAAGAGTATCCTCGTCTCAGTTGGTCCACTGCGGGCATCTGGACCGGGATGAATGAGATCGATAGCATCGATTCACAGACGGGGCTGCGACTACCCCGTTTTCTCAAAGCTCTGTTGGCCGAACGTACGGACTTACCGATTTCCATGACAACGAACTCCCTGAGGGGGCTGTTCGAATGCGCGAACTGGTGGGAGCGCCATGGCCGACTTGAGTATTCGAAACTCGCTTGGAGCACAGGGCCTCTTTGGAACTATCTGAGTCGGGTGGTTGAAGACACGACGGCTGTTTTGAGACTGCCGCGTTTCCTGAGTGTTCTCATTGATCTGCGTGCCGATTTGCGGAACACGATGCATACAGATACAGCGAGTGGGCAGTTGGCGTGCTACGAATGGTGGAACAGTCACGGCCGCAATGAATATCCGATGCTCGAATGGTCGAACGCCGGCCAATGGGAGCAGTTGCTAGAGCCATATCAGGCGGATGATATCCCCACGCCGTTGCCCAAATTTCTGTATGCGATGTGGCGTGAGCGTATGGACTTACAAGCCGCTTTCGATCTAAGGGGCAAGGAAGGCGTGAGCGGACTCGTGCATTGGTGGCAGAGTACCGGACGGGGAGAGTACAACGCATTGGCTGGTGCAGATATTCAGTTCGACAACCAGCGGGGTCAGTATGTAGCAATGGCCACGCAGCGCCTCGGTGCATTTCCTCTTGGCGTCAATATTATTGGCTTTCCTCAGGGCTCACTTGGTTTGGGCGAGGACGCGCGAACTGCTGCGCGGGTGTTCGAACGACTGCAGATTCCGGTGGTGCTTGTTAACGCGCCAATGGTGGGACCGGCAAAGCGAGACCACTCCGCCGATCATTTGCTCAGCGCCGATCTGCGCTATGGCGTGACCCTGTTCTGTCTGCCGCCACCGGAGATGGTTCGTCTTGCGCTCGAAGGCGGCCGCCGTATCATCGATTCCAATACATACAAGATTGGAGCATGGCCATGGGAGTTGCCCCATTGGCCCCAGGCGTTTGGCCAGGTGCATGGCTTTGTGGACGAAATTTGGGCACAGAGTCGATTCGTCGAGGCGGTCTATAAGCGTCTTGGTCATTCGCGCGTTGTCCACATGCCGATGGCCGTTGAGATTCCAAAGCCAGTAAATCCGAATCGTCGGCGTTTTGAGATGGCTGAAGATCGCTTTCTGTTCTATCTGATGTTTGACGGCAACTCCTGGCTCAGCAGGAAGAACCCGATAGCGGGCGTACAGGCTTTCCAGAAGGCATTCGGTTCGGACAGCGAACCAGTCGGCCTTGTGATCAAGGCAATGAACGTGCGTGACTCGGATCCGACCTGGCAAGATGTCCTACGGATGGCGGAAGCAGATCCACGCATTCAGATCGTATCGGAACATATGAGCCGACAGGATTCAGTCGATTTCATGGCCACTTGCGATGCATACATCTCGCTTCACCGAAGCGAGGGATTTGGGCGGGTGATCGCCGAAGCCATGGGTCTGGGCCAACCGGTCGTAGCGACCAATTTTTCCGGCAATGTCGATTTCTGCGATCAGCAGACTTCGTACCTTGTGGACGGAGAACTCGTTCCGTTGCATGCTGGCGAGTATCTGTTCAGTGAAGGCCAGTACTGGTGTGATCCAGACGTATCGGTCGCCGCTCAGCAGCTTCGCCGCCTTTATGAAAATCCCAAGGAGCGAGCGCGCATTGCGGCTGCTGGTCAAGCGCGCATCAAAGACAGTTACTCGCTTGCCGCGGTCGCACGCGCTTACGAGACGCGCTTGAAAGCCATCGTTGCGGAAGGTGGAGTACTAGGGGAGCAGCAATGA
- a CDS encoding GtrA family protein translates to MQSRTFLLFLLTGGFAAAVNWTSRIAYNLWMPYTYAIVLAYLTGMVTAFVLAKMFVFTTSTQSTGRSALIFTLVNIAAVIQTWAVSVLLAYHLLPALGMMWHSKEIAHMVGVAVPVFTSYIGHKRFTFR, encoded by the coding sequence ATGCAGTCGCGGACCTTTCTGCTGTTTCTGCTGACTGGCGGCTTTGCGGCCGCCGTCAACTGGACGAGCCGAATTGCCTACAATCTGTGGATGCCCTACACGTACGCGATTGTGCTCGCTTACTTGACTGGCATGGTGACGGCGTTCGTGCTGGCCAAGATGTTCGTCTTCACCACTTCCACGCAGTCGACAGGACGTTCGGCGCTGATCTTCACCTTGGTCAATATCGCTGCGGTAATCCAGACTTGGGCTGTAAGCGTTTTGTTGGCGTACCACCTACTGCCTGCGCTGGGCATGATGTGGCACAGCAAGGAGATCGCGCACATGGTTGGGGTAGCGGTACCCGTGTTCACTAGCTATATCGGCCACAAGCGCTTCACGTTCCGCTAG
- a CDS encoding NAD(P)/FAD-dependent oxidoreductase, producing MAQRIAVLGAGPMGLGAAYQLVKDGHKPVVYEADDRVGGMAACFDFGGTSIERYYHFHATSDIAFFEMLGELGLSDKLQWRETKMGYYYQGHVQPWGNPVALLKFKGLSLIAKFRYGLHAFLSTKRDDWRSLDKVEASGWIRRWIGEEAWEVLWRRLFDYKFYDYAYNLSAAWIWSRIRRIGRSRYNLFHEKLGYLEGGSDTLLHAMRDAIVAGGGEFRLSTPVQQVVMENGVVKGIQTKDGFDPYDKVISTVPLPYVPRIMPDLPPDVLGKFSSVKNVAVVCVIAKLKKAVTENFWLNVNDPDMDIPGIVEYTNLRPMDSHIVYVPYYVPGEHPKYQEPDVVFIEKVKSYLKRINPTLTESDFIDVRASRYRFAQPICEPGYLDRLPPIQLPVKGLLVADTSYYYPEDRGISESIGLSRKMARMF from the coding sequence ATGGCGCAACGCATCGCCGTACTTGGCGCAGGCCCGATGGGCCTGGGCGCCGCTTACCAGCTCGTCAAGGATGGCCATAAGCCTGTCGTGTACGAGGCCGACGACCGCGTCGGCGGCATGGCGGCCTGCTTCGATTTCGGCGGTACGTCGATTGAGCGCTACTATCACTTCCACGCCACCTCGGACATCGCCTTCTTCGAAATGCTCGGCGAACTCGGCCTGAGCGACAAGCTGCAATGGCGCGAGACCAAGATGGGTTATTACTACCAGGGTCATGTGCAACCCTGGGGCAACCCGGTAGCGCTGCTGAAGTTCAAAGGTCTCAGCTTGATTGCCAAGTTCCGCTATGGGCTCCACGCATTCCTCTCCACCAAGCGTGATGACTGGCGCTCTCTGGACAAGGTTGAGGCGAGCGGCTGGATTCGCCGCTGGATTGGCGAAGAGGCCTGGGAAGTGCTCTGGCGCCGACTGTTCGACTATAAGTTCTACGACTACGCTTACAACCTCTCCGCCGCTTGGATCTGGAGCCGCATCCGCCGGATTGGCCGATCGCGCTACAACCTGTTCCACGAGAAGCTCGGCTATCTGGAGGGTGGCTCCGACACACTGCTGCACGCCATGCGCGATGCCATTGTCGCAGGCGGCGGCGAGTTTCGCCTTTCGACGCCGGTGCAGCAGGTGGTGATGGAGAACGGCGTAGTCAAGGGGATTCAGACCAAAGACGGATTCGATCCGTACGACAAGGTCATCAGCACGGTACCGCTGCCTTACGTGCCGCGCATCATGCCTGACCTTCCCCCCGACGTGCTGGGCAAATTCTCCAGCGTCAAGAACGTAGCCGTGGTGTGCGTGATCGCCAAACTGAAGAAGGCCGTTACCGAGAACTTCTGGCTGAACGTCAATGACCCAGACATGGATATCCCGGGTATCGTCGAGTACACCAATCTGCGACCGATGGACAGCCACATCGTCTACGTACCGTACTACGTTCCAGGCGAGCATCCGAAATATCAGGAACCGGATGTCGTTTTCATCGAGAAGGTGAAGTCGTACCTGAAACGGATCAATCCGACGCTGACGGAATCAGACTTCATCGATGTGCGTGCGAGCCGCTACCGTTTCGCGCAACCGATCTGCGAGCCAGGCTATCTCGACCGCCTGCCGCCGATCCAGCTGCCCGTGAAAGGCCTGCTCGTCGCCGATACCTCGTACTACTATCCCGAAGACCGCGGCATCTCCGAGAGCATCGGCCTCTCGCGCAAGATGGCGAGGATGTTTTGA
- a CDS encoding glycosyltransferase family 4 protein, with amino-acid sequence MRLMICAIDIFVGDAVGNHCLGIARCAQRSGWEVRLYARNFDIGVADIRPISALFDEIAPEDILLVSYSIVDPQLDRLLALPNRKACYFHGVTDPALLREFEPVTAEYCEQAIAQLPKLVDFDLVVANSAYIAGGLAPYMDLGAIEVIPPVFADLPAFAVECAPRHENGRFNMLALGRVVPHKRIEDSIRVLACAVTDGLDATLSIVGTAPNHEYTKSLLKLSRDLDVLARVDFTGMIDDADMLSSYDKASILLSMSRHEGFCIPALEAMYRGIPAVVRAGHAAAEVVGDTGLVADVDATPDRIAESILSLRRGEQWRELQRRARARAEGILNACNDERWSTLLNTIGQRA; translated from the coding sequence ATGAGGCTGATGATCTGCGCTATCGACATCTTTGTCGGAGACGCCGTTGGCAATCACTGCCTCGGTATTGCGCGTTGCGCGCAGCGGTCGGGCTGGGAGGTGCGGTTGTACGCGCGCAATTTCGATATTGGCGTCGCGGATATTCGCCCAATAAGTGCCTTGTTCGACGAGATCGCACCTGAGGATATATTGCTGGTGAGCTATTCCATTGTCGATCCGCAGCTCGACAGGCTGCTGGCGCTTCCGAATCGAAAGGCCTGCTATTTTCATGGTGTCACGGATCCGGCGTTGCTTCGCGAATTCGAACCAGTGACGGCCGAGTATTGTGAGCAAGCGATTGCGCAGCTACCCAAGCTTGTGGATTTCGATCTGGTAGTCGCGAATTCCGCATATATCGCTGGAGGATTGGCGCCATATATGGATTTGGGCGCGATCGAAGTTATTCCACCGGTCTTCGCGGACCTCCCAGCATTTGCAGTAGAATGCGCGCCGCGCCATGAAAATGGGCGTTTTAATATGCTGGCACTTGGACGGGTGGTGCCGCACAAGCGGATCGAGGACTCTATCAGGGTATTGGCGTGCGCTGTGACCGATGGCCTCGATGCGACGCTTTCCATTGTTGGTACGGCGCCGAATCATGAGTATACGAAGTCACTGCTAAAGCTCTCCAGGGATCTAGATGTGCTTGCTCGCGTCGATTTTACAGGCATGATCGACGATGCAGATATGCTGTCGAGCTACGACAAAGCATCGATTCTCCTGTCGATGAGTCGTCATGAGGGGTTCTGCATTCCAGCGCTTGAGGCGATGTACCGGGGCATTCCCGCCGTTGTGAGGGCGGGACATGCAGCGGCGGAGGTCGTGGGCGATACAGGCTTGGTCGCGGATGTCGACGCCACGCCAGATCGGATCGCCGAATCGATCCTGTCGCTGCGTCGAGGGGAACAGTGGCGCGAGTTGCAGCGGCGTGCACGGGCGCGTGCCGAGGGCATTTTGAATGCTTGCAACGACGAGCGCTGGTCCACGCTCTTGAACACAATTGGACAACGAGCTTAA
- a CDS encoding glycosyltransferase, with protein MMKVLALQRVSHVAADALSLSVEARMTETLDFLSDKGMLTFAAIAENHERVDSALEWADALTLSKHSSPAAVAVARRARERGVRIVYDVDDWIFSFPSYSNATKVAKQLDGIRELMSLADVVTVANQNLLDHIGEYCARPILMPNGMYVEKYIAENHAGAVRELQPPRIVFTNADLIKVNNSKAVLLRVLQDFFHQHPDYLLDFYGDPFPEIFSLPFLHYTSRKQYPDYVQALIAGGYVFSITPLGGAEDPDSLFFNSCKNPFKYLNYGTARVPGIYSRSPIYEDCVKDGETGLLVDNTYESWLDAMERMAADASLRNRIRGDAFDDVCRSHHISRSAEILLALLGNG; from the coding sequence ATGATGAAAGTCCTTGCGCTACAGCGCGTATCCCATGTCGCCGCTGATGCGCTCTCGCTATCAGTTGAGGCGCGGATGACTGAGACGCTTGACTTCCTTTCCGACAAGGGTATGTTGACATTCGCCGCGATCGCGGAGAACCATGAGCGAGTCGATTCCGCACTCGAATGGGCTGATGCGCTGACCCTGAGCAAGCACAGTTCGCCGGCGGCCGTTGCCGTGGCGCGCCGTGCACGGGAGAGAGGAGTACGCATTGTCTATGATGTTGATGACTGGATTTTCTCGTTCCCTTCGTACAGCAACGCGACCAAAGTTGCCAAACAACTCGACGGTATCCGCGAGTTGATGTCACTGGCAGATGTCGTGACGGTGGCCAATCAGAACTTGCTCGATCACATTGGAGAGTATTGCGCCCGGCCGATCCTGATGCCGAACGGCATGTACGTCGAGAAGTATATTGCGGAGAACCACGCGGGTGCGGTCCGCGAACTGCAACCGCCACGCATCGTATTCACCAACGCGGACCTGATCAAGGTCAACAATAGCAAGGCCGTGCTGTTGCGCGTGCTGCAAGACTTCTTCCATCAGCATCCGGATTACTTGCTTGATTTCTACGGAGATCCGTTCCCCGAGATCTTCTCGCTTCCATTTCTGCACTACACAAGTCGAAAGCAATATCCGGACTACGTGCAGGCGCTGATCGCGGGTGGCTACGTTTTCTCGATCACCCCGCTTGGAGGGGCGGAAGACCCTGACAGCCTGTTCTTCAATAGCTGCAAGAATCCGTTCAAGTACCTGAACTATGGCACGGCTCGGGTGCCTGGCATCTATTCGCGCAGCCCGATCTATGAGGACTGCGTCAAAGACGGCGAAACAGGCCTGCTGGTCGACAATACCTACGAGAGCTGGCTCGATGCGATGGAGCGGATGGCCGCTGACGCGAGCCTGCGCAACAGGATCCGGGGCGATGCATTCGACGATGTCTGCCGTTCACACCACATCAGTCGCAGCGCTGAGATTCTTCTTGCTTTGCTAGGCAATGGTTGA